The DNA window AATGTGGCAGGAGAAGATGCACCAGCAAAAGAGATGACCGTGGGCTTCAGCGGATTATCAAACAGAGAAGATTCAAGAATCTGGCAGAGATCCAGAAAGAGTGGAATGAGGCGGGAGTCACAGCTTCAAAAACCACCACATTCAGACGCATCCAGGAGATGGGCTACAACTGTCGGGTTCCTCAGGTCAAGCCACTTCTGAGCCTGAAGCGTCTCAACTGGGCCAAAGAGAAGAAGGACTGGACTGTTGGCCAGTGGTCCAAGGTCCTCTTTTCCGATGAAAGTAAAGTGTGCCTTTCATTCGGGAATCAAGGTCCAAGGGTTTGGAGGAAGATGGGTGAGGAACAGAACCCAAGCTGCTTGAGGTCCAGTGTGAAATATCCACAGTCAGTCATGATTTGGGGTGCAATGTCCGGTGCAGGTGTTGGTAAAATCCTTCTGCTGAGGATCTGTATGGAGATGCAGATTTCATCTTCCAGCAGGACCTGGCCCCTGCCCATACCGCCAGAAGCACCAAAACCTGGTTTGATGCCCATGCCATCACAGTGCTTAACTGGCCAGCCAACTTGCCGGACCTAAACCCCATTGAGAATCTATGGGGTATTATCAAGAGGAAAATGAGGGACACCAGACCCAAAAACAAAGAAGGGCTGACAGCAAGCATCAAGGAAATCTGGGCTTCCATAACTCCCAGGCAATGCCACAGGCTGATTGCCTCAATGCCACGGTGCATCGAGGCAGTGATTAAGGCAAAGGGATTCCCAACCAAGTATTGAAGATTGACATATTGTTTTGAAAGTACCAtattttgattgatttgatgtgatcctaatttctttcttttttcttcttcttttttctctatAAAACTCTTCCACATCCCTGAACTGACAATTGAACCAAACTGATATGCACATTTCTGAGCGAGCAACTCTCTGAGTTTATGGATGATTTAGTGTGTGACACCTCAGTTTGAAAGCAAATCAAAGCCCCTGCAAAATTTGGGCTGATTTCTTCATGAGCTGGAAGcccaaattatgtaaaaataaacaaataaatacttgaAATCGTTTAAATTGTGGGCCCTGAATCTATAATCTATGAAAGTTTAACTTTTTGAATGGAATTATGGAAATGAAACAACTTTGCCATGATATTCTAATTTTTTGGAAAGGGTCTGTATGCCAGGgcacagaattaaaaaaacaaagacacctTATCTTATAATTTCAAGATAAGTTCTTGTAAACTCAACTTTCTATCACTGAGATGAATAGGCACCATCTTGGGATCCATTCTTTAGTTAATTTTTTCAATCTATGAAAATTACCCAGATTTTTGGCACTGCTTGCtcatcattgggcccatagagcaggtaCACTAGAGACCTCTACTGGCCTGGTAGCTTACTTCCGCTTAAGCGCTCTGCTTATTGGAATGGGGACTTAACAATGTAACATTACTTGTGCAGCTCTCCTAGACTTTCTAAATGTAATCGGACCCAATGGATCCAATTCTGATGGGGAAAGAGTCATTTCACTGGGGTTATGATGCTTATAAAAAAtgcatccactgatttacaggcaTACCATTCAAAAGGTAAATATGGGAGAGAGGcgttttgggcccaatggcatcaagTGATGGAACCAGAAAtagtaattccactgtttggtcactacaaaaattggcttcaaaaccCAGTACCCTGTCCAGGGGGCCTGGCTTGGCCTCATGTGAACTTACAGTATGACCTCTGATCCCTGGCTGTCATCTTTACTCCTTGGTATTGTTCATATGTGTAAGGCCACTTGCATATAATGGGGTAGTTAGGTATTCACTTTTGTTTATTGTTATCATATTATTACCATTATATTATTACCTTGTGTGCAGCTCctagactgtatataaatggACATAGCACAGTGTCACATGACTGGCATGTTTCAGGTTAAGAATGCATTTAAGGTACTGTACActtatttttgtcttaatgTGCATTACTATTTTAAACCCAACCCAGAACCCATAACAACAATAGCTGAACAATATGGTTTTCTCATGATTCACCATGactgtgttctgtgttttaACTTGTTAGTGAAAGTACATTTATGTCAGAGCAACAATATCAACACATcaaaacacagagtaaaacaaattttcattttgcgTAAAAGCAGAGTCCACAGTAGCTGCACGCCTCCACCCTGCAGTATTCAGATTCACCTGGTCAAAATTAAAGAATTGTGATAAAAAAggctcagctgcagcagagtaTTCTTCAACCCTGGATGCTCCATTTAACAACAGGAATAAGTCCTCCTGAGACTGCAGGGGAGATCATCAGTGTTTTGCGGACTGCTCTGTGTGCTCCCCTGTCAGCGTCCGTCCTCCTTCAGTGTGGCCTCAGTGAACTCCTGCTTCaccctctgcagcagctctggatgcagcagcacatccaGGGCCGTCATGGCCAGAGCCTTGGCAGTCCTCAGGGTGTAGAACTGAGCTCTGTCATCACCTGAAACAgagtcacaaacacactgtcagCCATACAAACACATATCAGCATTAGTCAACAACAAACTAGCAAAAGGCAATATGGCAATATTTCAATATCTTTGATCTCAAATGTCAAGTTGGAGGAATTAACCATTCAAAGACTAAAGTATTATGTGTTTGTGAGGCAGAGTAGGTCACATACCAGCAGCAACAGTGTATTCCTCTGTGTGGTTCAAAGCATTAGAACCAATGTAAAAGTATGGATGGATGCCTGGAACTACATATGACACATTGCCAAAGTCTGTGGAGCCTGTAGataacagagaggagagaaggcagaggGGGTCAACAGGGACATCAGtaactatgtttacatgcacgctaatattccactattattccgAATTTGATAGAGGTCATGTCAACAGCAGATTCTGTTATTCTGATATTCCAAATTAGGCCTCATTCTGACTGTAGCATTTTCTGATTTAGACGTGGTGTGTGCTGAAATTATTTGAGTTTTAGgaacattttttggacatgtatTCTGCGCATTCAGAATATGCGTCTTAACTGGGTTTTTTAGggcagtttgtgacacacagcCTCTTGCCTCTTCACGGTCAACTCTGACATGAGTTCACAGGAATATGTGAAATGACATTACGTATTTGTGATCCATAATGTGTTAAATTACATGTTGGTGGCATGGTTGGGTTTAATCACCAAAACTACTTGATTATATGCAAAAAAAGATCCTGTTTTCAGTTAAAATAACTACCTTTATACGGGAAGTAAGTACACTGTAAAGTGTATAAGAAGGTCATGAAACATGACTTTTCTGTGAgcactgtgtgtctgttacaGAGCTGTTCTGGGACACAGAAGACATACACGTACCAGATTCATTCTTGAGAACATCTTCATCCACAGTGAAGTCCGCTCCCAGAGCTTTGCCGTTTCTCTCGTACAGATCCTCCAGTGTAGCATTACGCAGTATGTTGTCATATGTATTTCTTGCAAACTCTACTTCAGCCTGAAAGAGAGATAAAGCTCCATGACTTTCAGTAGGACTGATCTATAAATCCTTTCAatgaaatgttgttttcaaCATTATTATCAGTCATTAGCTTAGCTGCAGTTTGAAGTTTAAGGCaggtttaaacatttattattaGAACACAGTTTAGGAATGCGGTTCTGGAAAATCATCATAttgtgggtttgtttgtttgtttacctcACAGCCAGTGGCCACAGCAGCTGATCTAAAACACATCTCAGCTTTTGCCTTCAGGACAGAAAGCTCAGCACGTGAGGGGGTTCTCAGGTAGTACTCCAGCTCAGTGTAGGCAGGGATGATGTTTGGTTTCTCTCCACCATGCTTTATGATACctgcacaacacaacatgaTTTAATCAGAGCTAACTAAACTCCTCACAACACATGAGTGTAGAGGTTCATCAGTTGTTTACCATGAACTCTCCAGTCTGGCTTCATCTGCTGTCTGAGCACAGACAGGTTGTTGTAGCACAGCACCGCTGCATCCAACGCATTGATTCCCTCCCAGGGGTAGGCTGAGGCATGAGACGCCTTACCTCGATACTTCACAGTTACTCTggaaaacacaagacaaaacacacTTCAGTCTCTCTGCTTCTGGTTGGTTCTGTGTTCCTGCATGACGTCTTGTGACATCTGAAAACAAGACTTCTGCTTTATGAGGAAATAAGAGACCGGATCAGgtgaaaggtaaagagacacttcagacacttataataacaatctgagctgcTCTGTGGCAAAAATAACCTCTTTTAATGGATATACAGTGACGATGTTCAATTGTCCCATGTGCCTCCATTGCAGCTCGTTCCGCAGCAGCCGGCCGCTGCCCACTTGCTCAATAATGGACTAGTGTCAAAGATTGTTGTTCACATCACTGTCTTTGACCAATTTACACAGGAAAATGGGGTCCAGAttgaaaaatgccaaagttttcctttaagtgAGAAACAATTAATGAGAACATAACTCTTGTTTGTTTGCAAGAAATCTC is part of the Epinephelus fuscoguttatus linkage group LG11, E.fuscoguttatus.final_Chr_v1 genome and encodes:
- the LOC125897387 gene encoding peptidase M20 domain-containing protein 2-like: MSEGAELLLQLKHRAGCCIDEAEAKLHSLSKDIWSCPELAYEESKSHDRLVAFFSQEEGWKVDAHFKLHTAFRATWRSGGSERGDVVNVGFLCEYDALPGIGHACGHNLIAEVGAAAALGLKAVLENTHSELPVQVQVTVLGTPAEEDGGGKIDMIREGAFDGLDVVFMAHPSKEDSPYLPCVAVQEVTVKYRGKASHASAYPWEGINALDAAVLCYNNLSVLRQQMKPDWRVHGIIKHGGEKPNIIPAYTELEYYLRTPSRAELSVLKAKAEMCFRSAAVATGCEAEVEFARNTYDNILRNATLEDLYERNGKALGADFTVDEDVLKNESGSTDFGNVSYVVPGIHPYFYIGSNALNHTEEYTVAAGDDRAQFYTLRTAKALAMTALDVLLHPELLQRVKQEFTEATLKEDGR